In one window of Pseudomonadota bacterium DNA:
- the tldD gene encoding metalloprotease TldD — protein sequence MTDATLETARRTLLAPSGLDETRLEQLLGGMLDRQVDYADVYLQASRSEGWSLEDGMVKDASHSIDHGAGLRAVSAEKTGFAYSDEIAPKALEQAGRAARAIAAAGDAGAVQAWRSPERPQLYVPVDPLDTLSDDAKVALLEDIDKRTRALDPRVRQVMVSLSGELETMLVAATDGTLAADVRPLVRFNVTVIAESDGRREVGSAGGGGRFGYDYFVTDDRAMDYARRAVEQALVNLEAEEAPAGTMTVVLGPGWPGVLLHEAIGHGLEGDFNRKKTSAFAGRLGEQVASPLCTVVDQGNIPDRRGSLNVDDEGTPTGETVLIEKGILRAYMQDKMNARLMGMKPTGNGRRESFAHVPMPRMTNTFMLAGEHDPEEILASVDRGLYASNFGGGQVDITSGKFVFSASEAWLIEDGKLTRPVKGATLIGNGPDVLTRVSMVGNDMALDRGVGVCGKEGQSVPVGVGQPTLKIDGLTVGGTG from the coding sequence ATGACTGACGCTACGCTGGAGACTGCACGGCGCACGCTGCTGGCCCCGTCGGGCCTCGATGAGACCCGGCTGGAGCAGCTGCTCGGCGGCATGCTCGATCGGCAGGTGGACTACGCCGATGTGTACCTGCAGGCCTCGCGCAGCGAAGGGTGGTCCCTCGAGGACGGCATGGTCAAAGATGCCAGCCACAGCATCGATCATGGCGCCGGCCTGCGCGCGGTGAGTGCCGAGAAGACCGGCTTCGCCTACTCCGATGAAATCGCGCCGAAGGCGCTGGAGCAGGCCGGTCGTGCCGCCCGGGCCATCGCTGCCGCGGGCGATGCGGGCGCCGTGCAGGCCTGGCGTTCGCCCGAACGGCCACAGCTCTACGTGCCCGTCGATCCCCTCGATACGCTGTCGGACGACGCCAAGGTGGCCCTGCTCGAGGACATCGACAAGCGTACCCGCGCCCTGGATCCGCGCGTGCGTCAGGTGATGGTGAGCCTGTCCGGCGAGTTGGAGACCATGCTGGTGGCCGCCACCGACGGTACCCTCGCCGCCGACGTGCGCCCCCTCGTGCGCTTCAACGTGACCGTGATCGCGGAAAGCGACGGTCGCCGGGAAGTCGGCAGCGCCGGCGGCGGTGGACGCTTCGGCTACGACTACTTCGTTACCGACGATCGCGCGATGGACTACGCGCGGCGGGCGGTGGAGCAGGCTCTGGTGAACCTCGAAGCGGAGGAGGCGCCGGCGGGCACAATGACCGTGGTGCTCGGCCCGGGCTGGCCGGGCGTGTTGCTGCACGAGGCCATCGGCCATGGGCTGGAGGGCGACTTCAACCGTAAGAAGACCTCCGCCTTCGCCGGTCGCTTGGGCGAGCAGGTGGCCTCGCCCCTGTGCACGGTCGTTGATCAGGGCAACATTCCCGATCGACGCGGCTCCCTCAACGTCGACGATGAAGGCACGCCCACCGGCGAGACCGTGCTCATCGAGAAAGGCATCCTGCGCGCCTACATGCAGGACAAGATGAACGCCAGGCTGATGGGCATGAAACCGACCGGCAATGGCCGTCGCGAGTCCTTCGCTCACGTGCCCATGCCGCGCATGACCAACACGTTCATGCTCGCCGGCGAGCACGACCCGGAGGAAATCCTGGCCTCCGTGGATCGCGGCCTCTACGCCTCCAACTTCGGTGGCGGCCAGGTGGATATCACCTCCGGTAAGTTCGTCTTCTCCGCCAGCGAAGCGTGGCTGATCGAAGACGGCAAGCTCACCCGTCCCGTGAAGGGCGCCACCCTGATCGGCAACGGCCCCGACGTGCTGACGCGGGTCAGCATGGTGGGCAACGACATGGCCCTGGACCGCGGCGTCGGCGTGTGCGGCAAGGAGGGGCAGAGCGTGCCGGTCGGCGTCGGCCAACCCACCCTGAAGATCGATGGCCTGACGGTGGGTGGTACGGGCTAA